ATGATGAAGAGGATCAACAGCTTGCTCGTACGCTCATCGAAAATGAAAAAGAACGTGCTGAGCATGTGATGCTTGTTGATCTTGAACGTAATGATCTTGGTCGTGTATGTGAATACGGCACGGTTGAAGTAGATGAGTTTATGGTGATTGAGAAATATTCACACGTGCAGCATATCGTTTCCAACGTGCGTGGTATTTCTTCAAAAGAAGCAACTGCTTTTGATGCTATTAAAGCCACATTTCCAGGTGGTACGATTACGGGTGCTCCAAAGATCAGAACGATGGAAATTATTGAAGAACTTGAGCCTGTGCGCCGTGGGGTTTACACTGGTTCTATTGGATGGATAGGGTTTAATGATGATATGGAGTTGAATATTGCTATCCGCACAATGGTTATTAAAGATAACATTGCACATGTCCAGGCTGGCGCAGGTATAGTGATTGACTCCAATCCAGAAGCTGAGTATAAAGAATCATTAAAGAAAGCAAGAGCTTTATGGAAGGCAAAAGAGTTAAGTGAAGGAAAAGAGACTAGCAGAGATTAGCTTAGAGGAGGAATTAGAATGATTTTAATGATTGATAATTACGATTCATTTACGTATAACTTGGTTCAGTACCTTGGTGAAATGGGTGAAGAGCTTGTTGTGAAACGAAATGATGAAATCACTATCTCGGAAATCGAGGAGCTTAATCCATCCTCCATAATGGTATCGCCCGGACCATGCAGTCCAAATGAAGCGGGTATTAGCATGGCAGTTATTAAGCATTTTGCAGGAAACATACCTATATTCGGTGTATGTCTTGGTCATCAATCCATTGCTCAAGTATTTGGTGGTGATGTTATAAAAGCAGATCGACTGATGCATGGAAAAACGTCTCAAATGCATCATGATGGAAGATCAATCTTCAAAGATCTTGAGAATCCATTTACTGCAACGAGGTATCATTCGCTAATAGTAAAAAAAGAAACTCTTCCAGAATGTTTTGAGATTAGCTCGTGGACAGCAGAGGGTGAAATTATGGCGATCCGACATAAAGAACTTGCGATCGAAGGCGTTCAATTCCATCCTGAATCCATTATGACCGGTACTGGAAAAAAATTATTGAAAAACTTTATTGAAACGCATCGAAAAGAAGCATGTTTCTAACGATTAATGGGAAGCTAATTGACGAAAAAGAAGCGGCTATCTCGGTTTTTGATCATGGTTATTTATATGGTGTGGGCGTATTTGAGACATTCCGAACTTATGAAGGTCACCCTTTTTTATTCGGTGATCACTATAAGCGCCTACGTGATTCACTTGAAAATCTTCAGATCTCACTCCCTTATACGTATGACGAACTCCTATTACAGATAAAGCAAACGATAGAAGCCAATGAAATGAAGGATGCGTATGTTCGACTAAACGTTTCAGCGGGAGCCGGAGAAATCGGACTTAAAACAGATGAATACCTAACTCCGACGGTTATTGTTTATGTGAAAGTAATTGGCAATCCTGTTCGAAATGCAAAGCGAGGTGTCATTCTTTCTCTTAGGCGGAATTCCCCCGAGGGGGAATATAGGTTAAAGTCACATCATTATTTAAATAATATCCTCGCGAAAAGAGAAGTTGGAAGTGACCCTTCAATTGAAGGCATTTTTCTATCACAAGATGGAAGGCTAGCGGAAGGCATAGTTTCGAATCTATTTTGGTTTAAAAACGGCATTCTCTTTACCCCGGACCTTTCGACAGGAATTTTAAATGGAATCACAAGACAGTTTGTTGTGCATGTTGCGAAAAAAATGGGAATTAGCGTTAGAGAAGGTGGCTTCGAGAGAGAATCCCTTGTTGAAGCAGATGAAGTGTTTGTAACAAACTCTATTCAAGAAATCGTTCCGTTGTTTCAAATCGAACAAAAGCCATTGCCCGGACTTGATGGTCCTGCGACGAACGAGCTCATCCTTCAATATGAACACCATCGCACGTCATTAATGAGCCGAGAGGAATACTAACTAAGAACATACGTACGAAGAGGAGTGAGCTGCGTGGCAACGGTAATTGATAAGCATAAAGCACATCCAATGATGATGAAGTGGCGGGACAAGCTAATTAACTGGAATGAAAAAACCTGGGTTATGGGTATCCTGAATACAACTCCGGATTCATTTTCAGATGGTGGAGAATATAATACGACGGCCCAGGCAGTTGCCCATGCGGTCCAACTAGTTGAAGACGGCGCAGATCTAATTGACATTGGGGGAGAATCAACTCGACCTGGGGCAACTCCTGTCTCATTGGAAGAAGAGCTTCGCCGTGTTGTTCCTGTTATAAAAGCAGTTCGTCACGCGGTTAATGTACCTATTTCAATTGATACGTATAAAGCAGAAGTTGCCAACCAAGCGGTTCTGGCTGGTGCAGATATCATTAATGATGTGTGGGGAGCCAAGGCAGATCCAGAAATGGCTACTGTGGCTGCAGAACACGAAGTTCCTATTATTTTAATGCATAATCGTAATGACATGAACTATAGTGATATCATGATTGATATAAAGGCAGATATAGAAGAAAGCGTAGCGATTGCTCGTTTAGCAGGCGTGAAAGATGAGAATATCATTCTTGATCCCGGCATTGGTTTTGCCAAAACACATGAGCAGAATCTCGAAGTAATGAGAAGGCTTAATGAATTCGTTGCATTGGGATATCCTGTGTTGCTTGGTACATCAAGAAAATCCATCGTAGCAAAGACTTTAAATACGCCACCAGATGATCGGGTGGAAGGAACTGGGGCAACTGTTTGTCTTGGCATTGAGCGGGGCTCACAAATTATCAGAGTTCATGACGTGAAGCAGATGGCACGAATGGCTCGTATGATGGATGCGATGCTTAAACCTCATCTCAATGGATAAGGAGAGTGAATGGGATGGATAAAATCTATCTAAACGGAATGAAATTCTACGGTTACCACGGAGTATTCCCTGAAGAGAATAAGCTCGGCCAACGTTTTTATGTCGATCTAACCCTCGAAGCAGATCTTTCGAATGCCAGTCAATCGGATGATCTAAACTATACAGTGAATTATGCAGATGCGTATAATGTTATAAAAGGTATCGTAGAAGGGACGCCTAGGAAATTAGTTGAAACAGTAGCTGAGGAAATAGCGGATAAGATGTTTCTGCAATTTGAAATTGTTCGTGCGTGTACGGTTAAAGTGATTAAACCTGATCCACCAATAGATGGCCATTATGACTCTGTTGCGATCGAGATGAAGAGGGAACGAAATGAATAGTGTATATATTGGAATTGGTTCCAACATCGGGGATAGAGAGAGCTATATCCAAACCTCCTTACTAAGGTTGCAAGAATACCCAGGAGTACAGATTACTTCGACATCTTCTTTATATGAAACTGCCCCTATAGGAGTGACGGAGCAAGGCCCATTTCTTAATATGGTAGCTATACTAGGAACGGAGATGAACGCTTTCCAACTACTTGAGATTCTCCAGGGCATTGAGCAGTCTCTTGGGAGAGAGCGTGATATCAGATGGGGGCCTCGAACAATAGACCTTGACATTCTGCTTTATAATCAAGAAAATATTGTAGCAGAGGGTCTGGTGGTTCCACACCCTAGACTTCTTCAAAGGGGGTTTGTTATCATTCCTCTTCATGAACTGAATCCTGAAATTATTATTCCAACTACTAATAAGAGGATTGATTCTTATTTTAATCATATAGAAGATAAAGAAGGTGTACGTCTATGGAAGCGGAAATCTACGGAAGACGTATTCGCGCTTTTCGAAAGTTAAAAGGTTATACTCAGGAACAGCTAGCAAAAGAACTTAGTGTATCGGTATCTGTACTAGGGGAGATCGAGCGGGGAAATCGAAAGCCTACAAACGACTTTATGCAATTAGTAGCACAAAAGCTTAGAGTTTCAATAGATGAACTTTTTCCATTAGAACACAATTGAGAATTGAGGTGATAGTATGTTGAAAATAGGAGATGTTTCGTTAAAGAATCCCGTTGTACTTGCTCCCATGGCCGGCGTGTGTAATCCAGCTTTTCGTTTAATCGCTCGAGAGTTTGGTGCGGGGTTAGTCTGTGCCGAAATGGTTAGCGATAAAGCTGTTTTGCACAAGAATGAGAAGACGATGGATATGCTTTTTGTAGATGATCGAGAGAAACCAATGAGTCTTCAAATCTTTGGTGGCGAAAAAGATACGCTTGTTGGTGCT
Above is a window of Bacillus sp. es.036 DNA encoding:
- the folK gene encoding 2-amino-4-hydroxy-6-hydroxymethyldihydropteridine diphosphokinase: MNSVYIGIGSNIGDRESYIQTSLLRLQEYPGVQITSTSSLYETAPIGVTEQGPFLNMVAILGTEMNAFQLLEILQGIEQSLGRERDIRWGPRTIDLDILLYNQENIVAEGLVVPHPRLLQRGFVIIPLHELNPEIIIPTTNKRIDSYFNHIEDKEGVRLWKRKSTEDVFALFES
- the pabC gene encoding aminodeoxychorismate lyase codes for the protein MFLTINGKLIDEKEAAISVFDHGYLYGVGVFETFRTYEGHPFLFGDHYKRLRDSLENLQISLPYTYDELLLQIKQTIEANEMKDAYVRLNVSAGAGEIGLKTDEYLTPTVIVYVKVIGNPVRNAKRGVILSLRRNSPEGEYRLKSHHYLNNILAKREVGSDPSIEGIFLSQDGRLAEGIVSNLFWFKNGILFTPDLSTGILNGITRQFVVHVAKKMGISVREGGFERESLVEADEVFVTNSIQEIVPLFQIEQKPLPGLDGPATNELILQYEHHRTSLMSREEY
- a CDS encoding helix-turn-helix domain-containing protein, coding for MEAEIYGRRIRAFRKLKGYTQEQLAKELSVSVSVLGEIERGNRKPTNDFMQLVAQKLRVSIDELFPLEHN
- the folP gene encoding dihydropteroate synthase, translated to MKWRDKLINWNEKTWVMGILNTTPDSFSDGGEYNTTAQAVAHAVQLVEDGADLIDIGGESTRPGATPVSLEEELRRVVPVIKAVRHAVNVPISIDTYKAEVANQAVLAGADIINDVWGAKADPEMATVAAEHEVPIILMHNRNDMNYSDIMIDIKADIEESVAIARLAGVKDENIILDPGIGFAKTHEQNLEVMRRLNEFVALGYPVLLGTSRKSIVAKTLNTPPDDRVEGTGATVCLGIERGSQIIRVHDVKQMARMARMMDAMLKPHLNG
- the folB gene encoding dihydroneopterin aldolase; this translates as MDKIYLNGMKFYGYHGVFPEENKLGQRFYVDLTLEADLSNASQSDDLNYTVNYADAYNVIKGIVEGTPRKLVETVAEEIADKMFLQFEIVRACTVKVIKPDPPIDGHYDSVAIEMKRERNE
- the pabA gene encoding aminodeoxychorismate/anthranilate synthase component II, with translation MILMIDNYDSFTYNLVQYLGEMGEELVVKRNDEITISEIEELNPSSIMVSPGPCSPNEAGISMAVIKHFAGNIPIFGVCLGHQSIAQVFGGDVIKADRLMHGKTSQMHHDGRSIFKDLENPFTATRYHSLIVKKETLPECFEISSWTAEGEIMAIRHKELAIEGVQFHPESIMTGTGKKLLKNFIETHRKEACF